TACCCCATCTGCGATGCCAACATAGTGCCCCTGAGCAAGGTTTGCAATGCACCTCAAGAGAGCAATGATAATGAGTTTATTTTTCCTGAACTAAAAGGAAACGAGCAGCCGCAAAAAAAGTTTTCATGGTTAGTGATGGCGTGCACAAGTTTTTACATCAAGAATTCGGGTGCTCATGACCCTGTGTATAAGCGCTGCAGGTTGGATACTGTCATCAACGCAAAGAAAATGGCACTGAAGCCGGGGGGAAAAGGGTGAAAGAAAACACCAATGACGCGCCAATGAGCGCCCAATCAGCTGGCTGATGTTGGCCGGTCAAGCTGCCATTGCGTCGGTTGGCGCAAAGCTCAGAGAAGCGAAACCAAGACTAAGCAGTCGGAGTGTTCTCGGCGCAGGTAGGCTTAAGTCACAGGTTTGCGAACGACTAtgcagcatggaattcaggttttgAGTAGGGCTATTTCGATGACCTCTTACTGCACTGTTCATACCAGGTCAGAGCCTCTCTTTAAGAGACTGTTTGAACTACCGATGCGAGAACGATACTGTCCGAATTTGTGAGCATCCGAAGCTATAGACTTACATGGGTGTTGGCCGAGACGGAGCCAGTAGCTCAAATTATCCTGACTTCCAAATTAATGGGTGCCAcattaacgagcttttacagtACTAAACCATGAAAAGCCAATGGCCACACATCCACTCTACAATGAGAAGCCCTTCTGGaaggtcatcatcagcctgacaaacACCTCTCCcacgtctttccaattaaccccgtcctgtgccagctgcggccaccccacCCCCGCAAACTTagtaatcttatccgcccacctaactttctgccgcaccctgctacgcttgccttctcttggaatccactccgttaccctcaaggaccagcggttatcttgccttcgcattacatgccctgcccaagcccatttccttctcttgattttgactaggatgtcattaacccgtgttttaTCCCTGACCCACCCCGCCCCCTTCCTGTCTCTTGATGtcaaacctatcatttttctttccatagccagCAATATTAACTTTCATACCATACACAATGCCAGTATAAGAGACCAGCTGGGCTTGTAGTGTAGACACTAAACATTGGTGTGCACCAGCGATGAGTTGTCAGAAGTGCAGACTGACTGCCTGGGCAGACCATGCTGTGTGCTGTTAGAACAAGCACAGAAGTTACCACTACTGTCAAGCAAATTTAGGAAACCAAGCTCACCAAGGATGCCACCTGGGACTTCCTGTGCCTCCCTCCAGAGCATCCAACGCAGGGCCTGCAGCTGGTGGGGCATGAGGGGCGTCCGGACCCCCGATGGCTGTGGGCTCTCATCCCACTCACCAGGCTGGCTGGACAGGATTCTGCTTGGCCAACAACCAAGCGTGGGGCACGCATCAAAAGTCGGCCAACGACTCTGATGAACGGTCGTGGGTTAGTACAAACAAGCCCTAAATTGATCCAATTTTCCTTGCAGAAAAGAGCACTGCGTATAATAACGTACTCCAACAGGTATCACACCAGTGCCCCTCTGTTCAACAGGTTGCAGATTTTGCCATTTCCTTTGGTACATGAAATGAGAATCGTAATGGTGATGAATAACATCATATGAAATAATTACCCGTTTTAAATTAACGTTTCTGTGTTGCCTAACAGGGTAACCAGAAATGCAAGCAATATTAATTTTAATTACCCTGTAACACAAAATACTTACAGACAATGCCTATTTCAATACTACGGGGAAAAAGTACGGAATACAGTACCACTTGAAATCAAAATGGCTAACGACTTCCTGCTTTCTACTAAGCGTTTCTACTTTTTGAAAATTGAGGGTTATGTTTGCTGACCTTTTATATGTCAGCTCCTGAGTGTTAATCACCACTGCTTTGTTGACTGATCATGTATAACCAAGCTTTATGTATATCCTGCTGCTGAAGTAACAAATGCATACAATGGGTCTGTACTAGCTACGGCTATTGGCCCAAAAGATTTTGCAAATGTTTTTGTATtagcttaaaagaaaaaaaaaaggtacagcTTCCCACTCttgtaaacaaaacagaaagctcAACCAGTTTTCAGCAAGCTGTGCTTCAACCAATGCAGAAAAAATGCTGGTCTACATCATCGTAAGCACCACACACACGAGCAATACAAAAGGAGGCATTGCAACCAAATTTATTTTTACTCCTGCACCGAATTTAAAAAGACATTAAAGGGTGATTCCATAACAACTGACCCAGACTATGCACTCGACCATAATTGATTTTTAagtcactgcggtggctcagtgttctGCACCCAGCAGAGATTTCTTTCTTTCAGGTGAATTTAGTGCCCTTCATACCACAAATAGGACAATTTTCTTATGCCACAGAATGCAGAAAATAATATTTCGCAAAACAGTAAGTGGAACAGCAGGTCATCTGCGAATCTTATGAAGGCCTATTTCACCACCAGCaataacatgttttttttttttttttgcaatttcaagTGTAATGTGCATCTTGGAAACAGAAATCAATCCCATAATACTTTGGGTGTGTACTTGACAGGGCCTGGCACTTCTATAGTACTATTTCTATCAGTTGAGACACTTCGTTAGCAGCCTTACACATCCCGGTAAAAATTATCGTCTGCtattttgcactgaaaaactaaTAAATAGTCCTTCTTAAGGCCTGAATATACTATTTAGGTGGAAAAGTATCAGTTCTAGATAGAAACCTGACAGGCACCTCAAGGGGTTAACCTTGTCATGCACTAGTAGTAATCGTCTCATTCTTGCACACTTCTTAACCGAATTTTTAGAATCTGAAAATGTTTGCTGCTCTATTCAATAACAATCTAGAGTCAAGCCAGATGATGAATAGCTAGTTGGTGAATGGTGCTGTGTGTGTACATGTGTCGTTTCTTTCTGGTCCCATCTCTATGCACTGTTTTCTGCCATGTTCTCTATTTGATACTGCAAGCCATTTTTTTCCCCCACACTTGTATGCAATATCAATAGAAATTTTCGCTATCACGCACGTCTAGTTAAGCAAGCAGGGCACCCACTGTGCAAAGTGCTTCAGGCGGGACGTGCAGCTCTCCGAGAGGCCCCTAGGGATGCGTGTACCCAGCGCTTCCTCCGTGGATCCTCTCCCTTTGGCTGGCGGAGAGGTCTTGGTGAGTGGCAGCGGAGAGACGAGGAGGACGCGCCGCTCATACACGCTGTGCAGCGCACTCGTCGGGGGGCGGGGCTCATCGTGATGGCTCCCTACACGTGCCACGGGACTCACGGGACGCCTCTTTGCCACAACACTGCCGCCAGTGACCCCTGGTGGTGGCCACAGATTTCGAGGAAATGCATGACAGAAATGAGCACTCCAACAGAAAAACACAAAACTAAAATGGTAATAAGTGCAGGTAGCTCGAACAACAAAAAGCTAAACAAATGTGCTACTCAGGAACACGCAGGGTCTAAGCTGGTTACGGTGtattttgtggggtttaatgttaCCAAAGCTGCACACAGGCTATGAGTGGCACTGTAATGGAAGGCTCCAGATTAATATAGGCCAGctagggttctttaatgtacGCTGCCATCGCACATCATATAGGGCACCTtccgcattttgcctccattgaaatgccaaCTGCTGCAAATGGGATTCTATCCCGCCTGCGATCAGAACCTTCTGGGTGCATCCCCGTATGCTGAGGAATCTGATTATATCCTTGGCAGGTATTCGAAATTTTGTGTCTTTACCTCTTTAACCACTGAATGGTTCATGACATCAGCTGGTCATGAGCAATAGCCACTTTTTCATTTACGACGAGCTGACCTCGTCATGTATGCTTCGCTGCTCTATACAAAGCTTTTGTCGAGCTGTGCTCATCAAATGGTGTTTTTACATTTAAAACATAGAAGGTAGCACCCGTTCTTTCATCCGCGCTTTTAATGAATGAGAATTTTCACACTAGATGGCAGAAGGCATTACTTGCATGTAGAGGCTTATCCTGTCAGCATGAGATTTTCCCTTGCTTTCAAACAAACATGGCACCATTCATGCGGCATTATAATGCAGAAGAGTTATTCGTTGGATGATGATAGCGCAAACAATGAAGATGTCGACTTCGAGTTTTACTGAAGTGAAGAAGATAGTGACAAGACATCCACAAGGAAACGAGGATCTGGTTTATGTGGAGCGAGAAGGCCCTGTGAGGAGCGCAGTGTTTTGAGCACTACTATGCCATTGGTAGTTTCCAGTAGTTTGGAGAGAATCAATTAAAAAATAGTACGTTTTGTTTACTGCCATTTAAAGCTAACCCTTCCTTTCTCAAGTTCCAGGAGTAGAAAATATATAATGGCTAAAAAAACATTGTTCTCTGCCGTAAAATGATTTTACAgatatttaagcatcttactgaGGCATTTCACGTCATAAGAAAATAAACCATTTTGACACTTTTccatttttttaatgagcacgtACGGTTTTATGAGCAATGCTAGTCATGCAGACACATGAGCAGAGAGACAACATGGAGACTGCCATAGCAAAGCACACAAGTGACCCAATACTATATTTTGATGTAGACAACTTTGTGCGACTCCTGTGTGTGCGCTGCACCAAAAAGGAAACCCATCATTGCAACCATAACGTCTTCAGCCAAGGATGTTAATACATCAGCGATAAAGGATTCATGGGTTAAAGCACAAAGCTAAAAATTGAGCATTGCCTCTGCAATGCATTTGGTATAAGTTACGCCTGGCACATGCTAGTCTTAAAACCATGAAAACCCTCCAACATTCTCATAGCAAATGATGCCAAGCCAAAAAGCATGTTTTCCACAATCAAAAAGCATCAAGAAACAAAATCTAAGAAAACCTTCACTTACATCATATGCAAGTGACAAGGCTAGACTTTTGATTGCGTCTAACAGCAAGGCATTTGTCAATAACTGTCAAGTTAACGCACCGCCTCTTTCAGCAGTAAATGCAGATTTCTACGGCACCCACACATACAGCCCCTGTAGAGCCACATTTCAAGCAAGCTGGCAATGTCAGAGAACAAACAACAAGCACAGAGTTGGAGCTGTCAGACACCAATATGAAAAAGTTAAAAATGAGTAAGTCCGCCAATGAAGACTGTGATAACGTGAACATTCACAGCACAACATACACAGGTGAACAAAGACAAGAATACAATGGTACAGGTGCACTATTGCATTTCCTTCTTCACTCACTTGTGTCACCGCGGCTGCGTtttccatggaggcaaaacgaatAGGCgctgtgtgctgtgccatgtcactgcaggttaaagatccccaggtggtcgaaattattcctgagccctccactacggcacctcttccttcctttcttcttcgactccctcctttatcccttcccttagggtgcCATTCAGGTGTCCCCCAATATGccagacagatactacgccatttcctctccccaaaaaaccaattctcaCTTGTGTCACACAGACCTGTGACACTAGCCAAAACCCTCATACTTCTGTCATCATGATTTCCACAAAATAGACAGCAGGTAAATATAGAAAGTGGGCAACAGCCATCAAAATACCAAAACGACAAAGGGCACGCAAACCTTTCTCAGGGTGCTTTGAATGCGAGGGCTCTTTTGGCAAGAGGGAAGTCTCTGCAACATCAGTGGAATCACTGGCACACTTATGCTCGGACGAGCGACTGCCCGTCTGGACATGTTCCTGTGAGCGTCTCTGAGTCAAAGTAACTTTTGACGGTGACAGTCTTTGTTCTTCTGAGCAAGCTGCATCAGTGCGATTTTTTTCAAGGTCATGACTAAATTTACTGTTGGGCTTTTTCCCACTCTGTGCTCCTGAAGTGGCTGTAGTTGGGCCATCCGCTGCTTTAAGTACTCTGGAACCACCCTTTGGTGACAAGCTCCGTCCAGTATGACCCTCTTTTGAAGAGCGATGCTCTCCCCTGTCACTCTTTGTCGGGGCAATTTTCCTTGGCTCCTTTGAGGCTGAAGTTTCCGTGACGGACTTTGAATGAACAACTTCTTTCACCGCCTTCTCTGCCACCGCTAGGGATGCAGCAGCTCCATCAGTGGCGCTACGGTCTTGGGTCGAAACTGTCGGAGGCTGCCTCACCACGGAACAGTCATCTGAACCAGCACTCTTTCCACTTGGAGCCGAGAGGCtgagtagtgacagctgatcctcgAGTTGTTTCAGTTGGTCCTTCAGTCGTTTGCCTCTGTCCGGGAGTGTGTCCAACTTGATTGTTCCAATGACTTTCTGCACGCACGGAAAAATTGGTGAAAGTAAATACTTGACATATGTCACACTGGTTCACTTGTTCGTTGTGCATGTGAACTTGTCACTGAGCATTTCCTCCATGGGCCGGGCTATTTGCACCATGTCAGGAAAGCAATGAAAACCTGATGCACATTCAGTGAAGCTATGCATTGCTTAAGTTCCATTTTAAGTTTCATAACGTTACATTACACTTCGTACGCGACAGATACATACAACATAAACTGGTTCTTCTATTATCTCACACAAAGGTTTCACTTTCCGTACTTCTGGCCGAGCTCTCAACACACACTGGTTACCTGGGGTGCGAGACAGCATTCGTATTACACCAGAAATTTTAGGTAGAAGACAAGCTTGAGCGCGTGAAACTGGATAAAGTTTCACCTCAACGGCTGTCATACCGAGCATCTGACGCCGCGGGAACACGCATGCGAGACACGCAACTCTTGAAGAACAGAAATCAGCTAGGGTCCTTGAACAAGTACGTTTCGGTATGCAAACTGAAGCACGTGTCCAAGCAAGTTGTTTTTCCTTACCTTTTTCTTCTGTATTTCCAACTCAAGCGCCTCTTTCGACTTGTCAATGGGCAGCTGCTTTGTCGGCAGCGGCACTACATTTTCTGCCGACACCTTCGAGGTACCGTCCAGGCCTCTGGTTTGCAACGACGCAGCCGCATGCGGCACTTTCTGTTTCCCGGCGATATGCTTGTGAGCATCGTCACGGTAACGGGTAAACGCCTCTGATCTCTCGCTCTGACGTGCCTCGGCGTCGCTCTTCTTCCTGTCGCAGTCGCCGGGCGGCTCCATGTTTTTAACAGTCAATCAAGAAGCTCCCAACCGAAGACCTGACGCACAGCTACAAATGTTACAAACTTCGCCGCCAAATATCGCCAACCACGAGCACACCACGGGTTGCCCAATTCGTCCAACGAGAGCCGAATTTGGCTGGCGCGCTAAagtgaaatgagaaagaaaagaagaaatcttgattatttagagagcgttgatacaagaaaaaaaaaaacctaaaattTTTATTCTCATTTTTAAATACCTTAACAAAAATAAAGATAGCAAACGTATTTATAAAAACTACCTCATTTATGGCATAATACGAAGCGTCGGGGCGACCActtcagcttgtttcattgtGAACAAAAACCAAGGCAACCTTGCAAAAACCACGACCGGTCGTGACAAAAACAAACAGTGAAGCAATGACAAAAACCGGCGCATCCACAACAAGCGAAATGCGCAAGAGcatcgaggtgcgctcggtctgTGCAAACATTCGCCGCGTTCGCCGCAGATTTTGCAAAATGCAGCCAAGACTGATCTGACTTGATCTATTGTCGGTGTACGTTTTGCCAGGTTTTACCGATTGACTGAAGGCACCTGTGCCACAGTATGCGTCCGGAACACAACGAATTTCTCTTGGTGCGGTTTCCTGCATTGGTTTTTCTTTTGATAAGTTGCAGCGTCTACTGGTCTCGGACGAATTCGCAGCGTTGCCTTCTTGCGAGCATACGAAGTCCGTTGGCGATTAAGTTTTTGTTTGGGTTTGTGTGCGCGTGTCTCGCGAATTGGCTGTTCGCTGCgagttttcttttagaagttGTTCCACGCACAACGTAGTGCGAGTCACCTTGTGCTGCACCTGGAAATCTGCTATTGGAAGTAGTTCGGAAACAAAGCGTAGAACAACGCCTGTCAAAAATGCTCACCCGTTCAGTACAAATATGAGCCATTTTGTCGTCAACAGTTCCGAATTATACTTTGTTTTACACCCCGCACCTCATGAAATAATTGAGGTatgtgcaataataataattggtttttggggaaaggaaatggcgcagtatctgtttcatatatcggcggacacctgaaccgcgccgtaagggaagggatcaaggagggagtgaaagaaaaaccaggtgccgtagtggagggctcctgaataatctggggatcattaacgtgcactggcatcgaatagcacacgggcgccttaacgttttgcctccataaaaacgcagccgccggggccggattcgaacccggaactccggatcagtagccgagcgtcctaaccactgagccaccgcggcgggtaggtatGTGCAATGAATGATGACTCGGACAGTGCCTCACCATGACTTCCTGTTATGAGGGCACTTCGGTAGCCCTCATTAGAAGAAACTGCTATCAGCCTTGCTCCTGCTGTTGACGAGTTTTCACTCGCCAATAACAGCAAGGACCGTTGTAAAACTTTCTGGCTGCCGTTCATCACAAACATGGCTGTAATTAGATTCCTAATGTATATCAATTCATGGCTGCTCTAAAATATATTTGGACTGGCAAAGCTCACCAAAAAACAGCGAGGCGGCAAGAAATGCATTACTCACCAACTTGAAGAATGTGCACTTCTGTCGCCAAGCAGCATACTGACCACAAGTCGCAGCAGGCAGGATGAGGGCTTCCATTCGTCTGATCTCCAAGTGGCTTCACAAGATAACATTGACAAGATATGTGAAAACGTTGCTGGCGCACATCTGTAGAACTACCTTGGTTTGAAAACTACTTGGTGCaagggttgtttttttttttagtatgaaAGCAGTGCTGTGCAACCCCCCCTCCTCGACATCGAGAAACCTGGGGTTTATTGAAGTGAACCTTCCACCCACATCAGCCACAACCCCTGCACTTAAGCACCGCCCATCAGCCATCCCTCCACGACCTCCCCAAGCAGGGGGGCTGCGCACCTAAAGCCCCCACCCATCGCCACCTTCGACCCATCAACGGCTACTATCACCCTTCAGGAAAATTCTCGCATATGTATCATTCCACGCAAAACGTCCCAGActttgcgctcgaccatctccaatttgttcaaaaaaattcatgctaAATTATCCTGATCTGCGTAATCGAAGCCTGAAAAGTTTTTGCCAAAAatatttattcgtgaggtgaggg
The Amblyomma americanum isolate KBUSLIRL-KWMA chromosome 3, ASM5285725v1, whole genome shotgun sequence genome window above contains:
- the LOC144124713 gene encoding transcription termination factor 2-like isoform X2 gives rise to the protein MEPPGDCDRKKSDAEARQSERSEAFTRYRDDAHKHIAGKQKVPHAAASLQTRGLDGTSKVSAENVVPLPTKQLPIDKSKEALELEIQKKKKVIGTIKLDTLPDRGKRLKDQLKQLEDQLSLLSLSAPSGKSAGSDDCSVVRQPPTVSTQDRSATDGAAASLAVAEKAVKEVVHSKSVTETSASKEPRKIAPTKSDRGEHRSSKEGHTGRSLSPKGGSRVLKAADGPTTATSGAQSGKKPNSKFSHDLEKNRTDAACSEEQRLSPSKVTLTQRRSQEHVQTGSRSSEHKCASDSTDVAETSLLPKEPSHSKHPEKGVTGGSVVAKRRPVSPVARVGSHHDEPRPPTSALHSVYERRVLLVSPLPLTKTSPPAKGRGSTEEALGTRIPRGLSESCTSRLKHFAQILSSQPGEWDESPQPSGVRTPLMPHQLQALRWMLWREAQEVPGGILADAMGLGKTLTMLTLVEQQRRKDKSWKSATGSKDGGGDDDGDAATTTPSPRGGTLVVCPLSLLHQWEEEVERHLPGQWRVRVHHGRNRSTDPRELVRCHLVITTYDTISSDWARIDATGNKGLSPLFAVRWRRLVLDEAHSIRNLHTRRAKAACALTAWSRWALTGTPVHNDVGDMRALLKFLQCRPFDDDAFWKQWVKENPGPEAMAVVMKCLLLRRTKEQAGKDGKPLVPLPKKNIVLHRLSLEGTEAKVYKELDEWSRSSGPEKYVDPVTGRELYRNTGSRRFVMLIRLQQACSHLALLKRKVLEDAAVDTDELLSASMAGLQLADESAAGEDRLDALNLERYAGAREFDSAYVSCKIKALLDMLVKVQEESNNQDKSVVVSRWTSLLSLVRQQLEKQGIPSVTIQGSVPGQQRAAHVASFNNQEQGGPKEPCPGSAGL